Proteins from a genomic interval of Triplophysa dalaica isolate WHDGS20190420 chromosome 13, ASM1584641v1, whole genome shotgun sequence:
- the LOC130434948 gene encoding E3 ubiquitin/ISG15 ligase TRIM25-like: protein MAEASISEDHFMCSVCLDLLKDPVTVPCGHTYCMRCITDCWNQEGQTRIYSCPQCRQTFSPRPVLGKNVMFAEMMEKLKKTKVKCAVSDQCSSGAGDVECDVCTGRKHKAIKSCLLCLNSYCQTHLEQHENLFRGQRHNLIDATAPLHDMICPQHDKILEIYCRTDQKLICMLCMMAEHKNHETVLAAEEGTHKERHLKETQRKFQQRIQKRQKDIQELRDVVESHKRCAQTAVEDCEMMFTELISSIERRRSEVTQLIRDQETAAVSSAEGLLERLKQEIDDLRRRDAELEMLLHTQHHIHLLQSLSSLSAPHGSTDSLSSITVSSLLSFDDVITSVSHLRDKLEHLCTRELEKISERGLVSSGQNLSDRPLRTTSLTQSRASASISGFGEMFKPPAGSWTCGTCVVRNMSSDKRCISCVSPRLNIDSDSDSKPAVATASLLSLFAPTAGSWTCDTCLVINKPEVVKCVCCDTAKPGTQVNSSLIFPSLAKASSAASSTTTTNSSSGTGLLRFGDTVKKPEESWDCDLCLIRNNAQDVKCVACNSPKPGS, encoded by the exons ATGGCAGAAGCGAGTATTTCAGAGGATCActtcatgtgttcagtgtgtctggatctactgaaggatccagtgACTGTTCCCTGTGGACACACTTACTGTATGAGATGTATCACAGACTGCTGGAATCAAGAAGGTCAGACGAGAATCTACAGCTGCCCTCAGTGCAGACAAACCTTCAGTCCAAGACCTGTTTTAGGAAAGAATGTGATGTTTGCTGAGATGATGGAGAAACTGAAGAAGACTAAAGTCAAATGTGCTGTTTCTGATCAGTGTTCCTCTGGAGCTGGAGATGTGGAGTGTGACGTCTGTACtggaagaaaacacaaagccaTCAAATCCTGTCTGCTGTGTCTCAACTCTTACTGTCAAACTCATCTTGAGCAACACGAGAATCTCTTCAGAGGTCAAAGACACAACCTGATAGACGCCACTGCACCACTTCATGACATGATCTGCCCTCAACATGACAAGATTCTGGAGATTTACTGTCGCACGGATCAGAAGCTTATATGTATGCTGTGTATGATGGCCGAACATAAAAACCATGAGACGGTTTTAGCTGCAGAAGAGGGAACACACAAAGAG AGACATTTAAAGGAGACACAAAGAAAGTTTCAGCAGAGAATCcagaagagacagaaagacattCAGGAGCTGAGAGATGTTGTGGAGTCTCACAAG cgGTGTGCACAGACAGCAGTGGAGGACTGTGAGATGATGTTTACTGAACTGATCTCATCCATTGAGAGAAGACGCTCTGAGGTGACAcagctgatcagagatcaggagACGGCTGCAGTGAGTTCAGCTGAAGGACTCTTGGAGCGACTGAAGCAGGAGATTGATGATCTGAGGAggagagacgctgagctggagatgcttttacacacacaacatcacatccATTTGCTGCAG agtttgTCGTCTCTCTCTGCTCCTCATGGATCTACAGACTCTCTGTCCAGCATCACTGTCAGCTCTCTCCTCtcttttgatgatgtcatcacatctGTATCTCATCTGAGAGACAAACTGGAGCATTTGTGCACACGAGAGCTAGAAAAGATCTCTGAGAGAG GATTAGTGTCCTCTGGTCAGAATTTATCAGACAGACCCTTACGGACTACATCACTGACACAGAGTAGAGCTTCAGCTTCTATTTCTGGTTTTGGTGAGATGTTTAAGCCACCTGCAGGGTCATGGACCTGTGGCACTTGCGTTGTTCGAAACATGTCCTCAGACAAAAGATGTATCTCTTGTGTCTCACCACGACTCAACATAGACTCTGACTCAGACAGTAAACCTGCAGTGGCCACAGCAAGCCTCCTTTCCCTCTTTGCCCCTACGGCTGGTAGCTGGACTTGTGACACATGTTTGGTCATCAACAAACCAGAAGtagttaaatgtgtttgttgtgacACGGCCAAACCTGGAACTCAAGTCAACTCCAGCCTGATTTTCCCTTCTCTGGCAAAAGCCTCATCTGCTGCCTCCTCAACAACCACCACCAATTCTTCTTCTGGGACTGGACTGCTGAGATTTGGAGATACAGTTAAGAAACCAGAGGAATCTTGGGACTGTGATCTGTGCTTGATTCGCAACAACGCACAGGATGTGAAATGTGTAGCATGTAATAGCCCCAAACCAG GTTCCTGA
- the LOC130434494 gene encoding uncharacterized protein LOC130434494 has product MAEASISEDHFMCSVCLDLLKDPVTVPCGHTYCMRCITDCWNQEGQTRIYSCPQCRQTFSPRPVLGKNVMFAEMMEKLKKTKVKCAVSDQCSSGAGDVECDVCTGRKHKAIKSCLLCLNSYCQTHLEQHENLFRGQRHNLIDATAPLHDMICPQHDKILEIYCRTDQKLICMLCMMAEHKNHETVLAAEEGTHKERHLKETQRKFQQRIQKRQKDIQELRDVVESHKRCAQTAVEDCEMMFTELISSIERRRSEVTQLIRDQETAAVSSAEGLLERLKQEIDDLRRRDAELEMLLHTQHHIHLLQSLSSLSAPHGSTDSLSSITVSSLLSFDDVITSVSHLRDKLEHLCTRELEKISERGLVSSGQNLSDRPLRTTSLTQSRASASISGFGEMFKPPAGSWTCGTCVVRNMSSDKRCISCVSPRLNIDSDSDSKPAVATASLLSLFAPTAGSWTCDTCLVINKPEVVKCVCCDTAKPGTQVNSSLIFPSLAKASSAASSTTTTNSSSGTGLLRFGDTVKKPEESWDCDLCLIRNNAQDVKCVACNSPKPGVVPERFLEVAQITLREFFNAIVSGKDVDPSWKKEVFQFRESETELSSICGVFGVSICVCSYGEMAEASISEDHFMCSVCLDLLKDPVTVPCGHTYCMRCITDCWNQEDQTRIYSCPQCRQTFSPRPVLGKNVMFAEMMEKLKKTKVKCAVSDQCSSGAGDVECDVCTGRKHKAIKSCLLCLNSYCQTHLEQHENLFRGQRHNLIDATAPLHNMICPQHDKILEIYCRTDQKLICMLCMMAEHKNHETVLAAEEGTHKKRHLKETKRKFQQRIQKRQKDIQELRDAVESHKRCTQTAVEDCEMMFTELISSIEKRRSEVTQLIRDQETAAVSSAEGLLERLKQEIDDLRRRDAELEKLLHTQHHIHLLQSLSSLSAPHGSTDSLSSITVSSLLSFDDVITSVSHLRDKLEHLCTRELEKISERVKHTEIIHSPELKTRDQFLQYSLQLTLDLNTVNKHLHLSENNREITHTYTQHQYPDHPDRFDDVCQVLCRESVCGRSYWEIECNGVCVFISVSYKSIMRKGEGHECEFGCNDQSRSLICRDSSYSFKHNNKHTKLSVESRSNRIGVYVDEKAGILSFYIVSDTMTLIHSISTTFTKPLYPGFNLTGLVN; this is encoded by the exons ATGGCAGAAGCGAGTATTTCAGAGGATCActtcatgtgttcagtgtgtctggatctactgaaggatccagtgACTGTTCCCTGTGGACACACTTACTGTATGAGATGTATCACAGACTGCTGGAATCAAGAAGGTCAGACGAGAATCTACAGCTGCCCTCAGTGCAGACAAACCTTCAGTCCAAGACCTGTTTTAGGAAAGAATGTGATGTTTGCTGAGATGATGGAGAAACTGAAGAAGACTAAAGTCAAATGTGCTGTTTCTGATCAGTGTTCCTCTGGAGCTGGAGATGTGGAGTGTGACGTCTGTACtggaagaaaacacaaagccaTCAAATCCTGTCTGCTGTGTCTCAACTCTTACTGTCAAACTCATCTTGAGCAACACGAGAATCTCTTCAGAGGTCAAAGACACAACCTGATAGACGCCACTGCACCACTTCATGACATGATCTGCCCTCAACATGACAAGATTCTGGAGATTTACTGTCGCACGGATCAGAAGCTTATATGTATGCTGTGTATGATGGCCGAACATAAAAACCATGAGACGGTTTTAGCTGCAGAAGAGGGAACACACAAAGAG AGACATTTAAAGGAGACACAAAGAAAGTTTCAGCAGAGAATCcagaagagacagaaagacattCAGGAGCTGAGAGATGTTGTGGAGTCTCACAAG cgGTGTGCACAGACAGCAGTGGAGGACTGTGAGATGATGTTTACTGAACTGATCTCATCCATTGAGAGAAGACGCTCTGAGGTGACAcagctgatcagagatcaggagACGGCTGCAGTGAGTTCAGCTGAAGGACTCTTGGAGCGACTGAAGCAGGAGATTGATGATCTGAGGAggagagacgctgagctggagatgcttttacacacacaacatcacatccATTTGCTGCAG agtttgTCGTCTCTCTCTGCTCCTCATGGATCTACAGACTCTCTGTCCAGCATCACTGTCAGCTCTCTCCTCtcttttgatgatgtcatcacatctGTATCTCATCTGAGAGACAAACTGGAGCATTTGTGCACACGAGAGCTAGAAAAGATCTCTGAGAGAG GATTAGTGTCCTCTGGTCAGAATTTATCAGACAGACCCTTACGGACTACATCACTGACACAGAGTAGAGCTTCAGCTTCTATTTCTGGTTTTGGTGAGATGTTTAAGCCACCTGCAGGGTCATGGACCTGTGGCACTTGCGTTGTTCGAAACATGTCCTCAGACAAAAGATGTATCTCTTGTGTCTCACCACGACTCAACATAGACTCTGACTCAGACAGTAAACCTGCAGTGGCCACAGCAAGCCTCCTTTCCCTCTTTGCCCCTACGGCTGGTAGCTGGACTTGTGACACATGTTTGGTCATCAACAAACCAGAAGtagttaaatgtgtttgttgtgacACGGCCAAACCTGGAACTCAAGTCAACTCCAGCCTGATTTTCCCTTCTCTGGCAAAAGCCTCATCTGCTGCCTCCTCAACAACCACCACCAATTCTTCTTCTGGGACTGGACTGCTGAGATTTGGAGATACAGTTAAGAAACCAGAGGAATCTTGGGACTGTGATCTGTGCTTGATTCGCAACAACGCACAGGATGTGAAATGTGTAGCATGTAATAGCCCCAAACCAG GTGTG GTTCCTGAACGTTTCTTGGAGGTTGCTCAGATAACATTACGGGAGTTCTTCAACGCAATTGTGTCTGGTAAAGACGTGGATCCGTCATGGAAGAAG GAAGTCTTTCAGTTCAGAGAATCAGAAACTGAACTCTCATCGATCTGTGGAGTGTTTGGTGtttctatctgtgtgtgttcatacgGTGAAATGGCAGAAGCGAGTATTTCAGAGGATCActtcatgtgttcagtgtgtctggatctactgaaggatccagtgACTGTTCCCTGTGGACACACTTACTGTATGAGATGTATCACAGACTGCTGGAATCAAGAAGATCAGACGAGAATCTACAGCTGCCCTCAGTGCAGACAAACCTTCAGTCCAAGACCTGTTTTAGGAAAGAATGTGATGTTTGCTGAGATGATGGAGAAACTGAAGAAGACTAAAGTCAAATGTGCTGTTTCTGATCAGTGTTCCTCTGGAGCTGGAGATGTGGAGTGTGACGTCTGTACtggaagaaaacacaaagccaTCAAATCCTGTCTGCTGTGTCTCAACTCTTACTGTCAAACTCATCTTGAGCAACACGAGAATCTCTTCAGAGGTCAAAGACACAACCTGATAGACGCCACTGCACCACTTCATAACATGATCTGCCCTCAACATGACAAGATTCTGGAGATTTACTGTCGCACAGATCAGAAGCTTATATGTATGCTGTGTATGATGGCCGAACATAAAAACCATGAGACGGTTTTAGCTGCAGAAGAGGGAACACACAAAAAG AGACATTTAAAGgagacaaaaagaaagtttcagCAGAGAATCcagaagagacagaaagacattCAGGAGCTGAGAGATGCTGTGGAGTCTCACAAG cgGTGTACACAGACAGCAGTGGAGGACTGTGAGATGATGTTTACTGAACTGATCTCATCCATTGAGAAAAGACGCTCTGAGGTGACAcagctgatcagagatcaggagACGGCTGCAGTGAGTTCAGCTGAAGGACTCTTGGAGCGACTGAAGCAGGAGATTGATGATCTGAGGAggagagacgctgagctggAGAAGcttttacacacacaacatcacatccATTTGCTGCAG agtttgTCGTCTCTCTCTGCTCCTCATGGATCTACAGACTCTCTGTCCAGCATCACTGTCAGCTCTCTCCTCtcttttgatgatgtcatcacatctGTATCTCATCTGAGAGACAAACTGGAGCATTTGTGCACACGAGAGCTAGAAAAGATCTCTGAGAGAG TGAAACACACAGAGATTATTCACAGTCCTGAACTCAAGACCAGAGATCAGTTCCTCCAGT ATTCTCTTCAGTTGACTCTGGATCTAAACACAGTGAATAAACACCTCCATCTGTCTGAGAACAACAGAGAGattacacacacttacacacagcatcagtatcctgatcatccagacagatttgatgatgtgtgtcaggtgttgtgtagagagagtgtgtgtggacGCTCTTACTGGGAGATTGAGTGtaatggtgtttgtgtgtttatatcagtgtcatataagAGCATCATGAGGAAGGGAGAGGGTCATGAGTGTGAGTTTGGATGTAATGATCAGTCCAGGAGTTTGATCTGTCGTGACTCCAGTTACTCATTcaaacacaataacaaacacACTAAACTCTCTGTAGAGTCCAGATCTAATAGAATAGGAGTGTATGTGGATGAGAAAGCAGGAATTCTGTCCTTCTACATCGTCTCTGACACAATGACCCTCATTCACAGCATCAGCACCACATTCACTAAACCTCTCTATCCTGGATTTAATCTTACTGGTTTAGTAAACTGA
- the smyd2b gene encoding N-lysine methyltransferase SMYD2-B: MMKLEGIAGIEHFDSPGKGRGLRVNRAYGVGELLFSCPAYSYVLSVSERGFICEQCFTRKKGLAKCGKCKKAFYCNAKCQKKDWPVHKLECNAMCAFGEKWCPSETVRLVARIIARLRDQKERSQSEKLLLLKDMEAHTEELDNEKRERTKADIAGLHQFYSKYLDFPDHPALLTLFSQVHCNGFTLEDEELSHIGLAVFPDIALTNHSCCPNVIVTYRGINAEVRAVQDISPGQEIYISYIDVLYPTVDRIERLRDVYYFTCDCKECTTKSMDAMKMRVRKLSDEISQKDSSDMVRYARNAIEEFRRAKREKSPSELLEMCELIIDKMGSVFDNSNVYMLHMMYQAMGICLFTENYDGAVRYGEKVLKQYIVLYPAYSLNIASMYLKLGRLYIALDRKSIGISSLKKALAIMEVVHGKDHMYVASLKREISGDA, from the exons ATGATGAAGTTGGAGGGCATCGCGGGCATCGAGCATTTTGACAGCCCGGGGAAGGGCAGAGGTCTGCGGGTGAACAGAGCTTATGGAGTCGGGGAGCTGCTCTTCTCATGTCCTGCTTATTCCTACGTGCTGTCCGTCAGCGAGAGAGGATTCATCTGTGAGCAGTGCTTCACAAG gAAGAAGGGTCTTGCGAAATGTGGAAAGTGTAAGAAAGCGTTCTACTGCAATGCAAAGTGTCAG AAAAAGGACTGGCCCGTGCACAAGCTGGAGTGTAACGCCATGTGCGCATTTGGTGAGAAGTGGTGTCCTTCAGAGACGGTGCGACTTGTGGCCAGAATCATCGCCAGACTG AGAGACCAGAAAGAGAGAAGTCAGTCAGAAAAACTACTCTTACTGAAGGACATGGAAGCCC ACACAGAGGAGTTGGATAATGAAAAAAGAGAGCGGACTAAAGCAGACATTGCTGGTCTCCATCAGTTTTACTCCAAATATCTAGATTTCCCCGATCATCCGGCCCTGCTCACACTCTTCTCACAG GTTCACTGTAACGGGTTCACTCTGGAGGACGAGGAACTCTCTCATATAGGATTAGCCGTGTTTCCAGA TATCGCCCTCACAAACCACAGCTGCTGTCCCAACGTCATCGTGACATACAGAGGCATCAACGCGGAGGTGCGAGCTGTGCAGGACATCAGTCCAGGGCAGGAG ATATATATCAGCTATATAGACGTGCTGTACCCTACAGTGGACAGGATAGAGAGACTCAGAGATGTCTACTACTTCACCTGTGACTGTAAAGAGTGTACCACCAAATCCATG GATGCGATGAAGATGAGGGTGAGGAAGTTGAGTGATGAGATCAGTCaaaaggacagcagtgatatggTGCGTTACGCTCGGAACGCCATTGAAGAATTCCGCAGAGCCAAACGCGAGAAAA GTCCATCTGAGCTGTTGGAGATGTGTGAGCTCATCATCGATAAGATGGGTTCGGTTTTCGACAACTCTAACGTCTACATGCTTCATATGATGTATCAGGCCATGGGCATCTGCCTCTTCACTGAGAACTATGACGGGGCGGTTCGATACGGCGAAAAAGTTCTCAAACAATACAT TGTGCTTTACCCTGCATACTCTCTGAATATAGCGTCAATGTATCTGAAACTGGGCAGACTTTACATCGCTCTGGATAGAAAATCCATCGGCATCAGCAGCCTTAAAAAG GCTCTGGCCATTATGGAGGTGGTTCATGGCAAAGATCACATGTACGTGGCATCGCTCAAACGAGAAATAAGTGGTGATGCATAA